One genomic window of Gracilinema caldarium DSM 7334 includes the following:
- a CDS encoding immunity protein Tsi6 family protein has translation MSVEISELSGLLDSASKMVNDRLAHAPGWQVLQVIQTQLQAMQDDVNHERVPTAEAKKRINIGVLAVREFEANDPEFADILIKAAYLYKKLSPRLSTTVPVPQEQANALVAEANTLQATGGYEEAVKA, from the coding sequence ATGAGTGTGGAAATATCCGAATTGAGCGGATTGCTAGACTCAGCAAGTAAGATGGTCAATGACAGGTTGGCCCACGCGCCGGGCTGGCAGGTGCTGCAAGTGATTCAAACCCAGTTGCAAGCCATGCAAGATGATGTTAATCATGAGCGTGTACCGACCGCGGAAGCGAAAAAGCGCATTAATATCGGCGTTCTGGCTGTTCGAGAATTTGAAGCAAATGATCCCGAGTTTGCTGATATTTTGATCAAGGCGGCATACCTCTACAAGAAACTCTCACCCCGGCTATCTACCACTGTTCCGGTGCCGCAAGAGCAAGCCAATGCCCTTGTAGCAGAAGCAAATACCCTCCAGGCCACTGGCGGGTACGAGGAAGCTGTCAAAGCTTAA
- a CDS encoding glycoside hydrolase family 5 protein: MMKERTAWFGILGLMVMLISACGIDDTQLSVDKNGKTVVERFGQLQVIGTKLCTEGGKPIQLRGMSSFGLQWAGKYANEDVIGWLRDDWNIQVWRAAMYLTEGGYIQNPVIKEKVISSIEAALKLGVYVIVDWHVLSDKNPQAYQAKAIEFFTDIAQQYRKYPHIIYEICNEPNGKDVTWQGNIKPYAEAVIAAIRQYDPDNIIIVGTPNWSQDVDVAAADPIQNQKNIMYTLHFYAGTHGQELRAKAEKALAKGLPLFVTEWGTSDASGGGGFYMEKSKEWLSFLKKHKISWVNWSVNNKGEESGALVYNADREGKGYWKDSDLSESGRFVRKVLRNEIRIP, from the coding sequence ATGATGAAAGAACGCACTGCATGGTTTGGAATCCTTGGTTTGATGGTCATGTTGATATCAGCCTGTGGGATTGATGATACTCAGCTTTCGGTGGATAAAAATGGCAAGACCGTAGTGGAACGCTTCGGCCAATTGCAGGTAATTGGTACCAAGCTATGCACCGAAGGGGGTAAACCGATACAGCTTCGGGGAATGAGTAGTTTTGGTCTCCAGTGGGCTGGCAAGTATGCCAATGAGGATGTCATAGGATGGCTCCGGGATGACTGGAATATCCAGGTATGGCGGGCGGCCATGTATCTTACCGAGGGAGGTTATATCCAGAACCCTGTCATCAAAGAAAAGGTCATCAGTTCCATAGAAGCAGCTTTAAAGCTCGGTGTTTATGTGATTGTGGACTGGCATGTTCTCAGTGATAAAAATCCCCAGGCGTATCAGGCAAAGGCTATCGAGTTTTTTACAGATATAGCACAGCAATATAGAAAGTACCCTCATATTATCTATGAAATCTGCAATGAGCCCAACGGTAAGGATGTGACCTGGCAGGGCAATATAAAGCCCTATGCGGAAGCAGTAATTGCGGCAATTCGCCAGTATGATCCGGATAATATCATCATTGTGGGGACCCCCAATTGGAGTCAGGATGTGGATGTGGCTGCAGCGGACCCCATACAGAATCAGAAAAATATCATGTATACCCTCCATTTCTACGCGGGGACCCATGGACAAGAACTGCGAGCCAAAGCTGAGAAAGCGCTGGCTAAGGGACTTCCTCTTTTTGTAACCGAATGGGGCACCTCCGATGCTTCCGGGGGCGGCGGCTTTTATATGGAAAAATCCAAAGAGTGGCTTTCATTCCTGAAAAAGCATAAGATTTCCTGGGTTAACTGGTCGGTCAATAACAAGGGAGAAGAATCAGGCGCCCTGGTGTACAACGCTGACCGGGAAGGAAAGGGCTATTGGAAAGATTCGGACCTTTCCGAATCGGGCCGTTTTGTTCGGAAGGTGTTAAGGAACGAAATTCGGATCCCATAA